A portion of the Macaca thibetana thibetana isolate TM-01 chromosome 9, ASM2454274v1, whole genome shotgun sequence genome contains these proteins:
- the RPP38 gene encoding ribonuclease P protein subunit p38, whose amino-acid sequence MAAAPQAPGRGSVRKTRPLVVKTSLNNPYTICWSPLESEDMHFILQTLEDRLKAIGLQKIEDRKKKNKTPFLKKESREKCSNAVDISEDLKEKTDAKQQVSGWTPAHIRKQLAIGVNEVTRALERSELLLVLVCKSVKPAIITSHLIQLSLSRTVPACQVPQLSERIAPVIGLKCVLALGFKKNTTDFVDEVRAIIPRVPSLSVPWLQDRTEDSGESLETEPLESQDKELLDTSFEDLSKPKRKLADGQQASVTLQPLKIKKLIPNPNKKRKPPKSKKATPK is encoded by the coding sequence atggctgCAGCTCCTCAAGCACCGGGGCGGGGATCTGTCCGTAAGACGAGACCTCTGGTTGTGAAGACGTCGTTGAACAACCCATACACCATCTGCTGGAGCCCTCTGGAGAGCGAGGATATGCACTTCATCCTACAGACGCTTGAGGACAGGCTTAAAGCTATTGGACTTCAGAAGATTGaagataggaagaaaaagaacaaaaccccttttctgaaaaaagaaagcagagagaaatgcAGCAATGCTGTTGATATTAGTGAGGATCTGAAGGAGAAAACAGACGCTAAGCAGCAAGTGTCAGGGTGGACGCCTGCACACATCAGGAAGCAGCTTGCCATTGGCGTTAACGAAGTTACCAGAGCCCTGGAAAGGAGTGAACTGCTGTTAGTTCTGGTGTGTAAATCAGTCAAGCCTGCCATTATCACCTCACACCTGATTCAGTTAAGCCTCAGCAGAACCGTCCCTGCCTGTCAGGTCCCCCAGCTCAGTGAGAGAATCGCCCCCGTCATTGGCTTAAAATGTGTTCTAGCCTTGGGCTTCAAAAAGAACACCACTGACTTTGTGGACGAGGTAAGAGCCATCATCCCCAGAGTCCCCAGTTTAAGTGTACCGTGGCTTCAAGACAGAACTGAAGATTCTGGGGAAAGTTTAGAGACTGAACCTCTGGAAAGCCAAGACAAAGAGCTTCTGGACACTTCATTTGAAGATCTGTCAAAACCTAAGAGAAAGCTTGCTGACGGTCAGCAGGCTTCTGTAACATTACAACCCCTTAAAATCAAGAAACTGATTCCAAACCCtaataagaaaaggaaaccaCCCAAAAGTAAAAAAGCTACTCCAAAGTAA